A window of the Brassica napus cultivar Da-Ae chromosome C5, Da-Ae, whole genome shotgun sequence genome harbors these coding sequences:
- the BNACNNG18020D gene encoding uncharacterized protein BNACNNG18020D: protein MFKILSLSTKQPFLPQSLIKYFHVQIKKMKSQSRNLATLSLMIITVLSWTRIVAGQEALLGKKVLPLCHRECMPICMKVTEATQEICDGACQAGCVQLQGRGTGLSATDQGVDMVIA, encoded by the coding sequence ATGTTCAAGATCCTTTCCTTGTCTACCAAGCAACCATTTCTTCCTCAATCTCTGATCAAATATTTTCACGTACAGATCAAAAAGATGAAGAGTCAGAGCAGAAACTTAGCCACCCTGAGTTTGATGATAATTACCGTTTTGTCATGGACGAGGATTGTGGCTGGACAAGAAGCACTATTAGGAAAAAAAGTATTGCCGTTGTGCCACAGAGAATGTATGCCAATATGCATGAAAGTGACCGAGGCAACGCAAGAGATTTGTGATGGTGCATGTCAAGCGGGTTGTGTTCAGCTTCAAGGTAGAGGCACTGGACTTTCAGCCACCGATCAAGGAGTCGATATGGTCATTgcatag